The genomic region CGTATTTTAGAAATTGACTTAGAATTATTATCACCTATAACATGGAAAAAACAAGAATCTATAAAAAAACTGAATAAAGAAAAATATTACTTAAAAACAATAATTGATAATATTAATGAAATAGAAACTGAGATTAACGAAATAATTGTTTTTTTAGAGTTAGGTATAGAAACAAAAGATAATCAATTAATTAAAGAGGTTTTTTTTAAAAGTCAAAAAATTGACAAAAAAATCCAAAAAATTGAGTTTTATCGTATGTTTGCAAAAGAAAATGATAACTGTAATTGTTACGTAGACATACAATCTGGATCAGGAGGAACAGATGCCCAAGATTGGGCTAAAATGTTACTTAGAATGTATTTAAAATGGTTGGATAAAAAGGGGTTTCAAACAGATATTGTTCATGAATCTTCTGGAGAAATAATAGGAATTAAATCTGCTACAATTAAAGTCTATGGAGAATATTCTTTTGGATGGTTAAGAACAGAAACAGGGATACATCGTTTAATTAGAAAAAGTCCTTTTGATTCCGGAAGAAGACGACATACCTCTTTTAGTTCAGTTTTTGTATATCCAGATATAGACGACAAAATTTATATAAATCTAAATTCATCTGAATTAAGAATAGATGTTTATAGATCTTCTGGAGCCGGTGGACAACATGTTAATCGCACAGAATCAGCTGTACGTGTTACTCATTTACCTACGAATGTTGTAACTCAATGTCAAAGCAATCGTTCTCAACATAAAAACAAAGAACAAGCAATCAAACAAATGAAATCCAAATTATATGAAATACAAAAAAGAGAAAAACAGAAAGAGAAAAAAGAATTAGAAAAAAACAAATCAAATATAACTTGGGGTAATCAAATACGTTCATACATATTAGATAATTCCAAAATAAAAGATCTTCGTACAGGTATAGAGACAAATAATATTCAATCAATATTAGATGGTGATTTAGATGAATTTATTGAACAAAGCTTAATAATGGGATTATAAGGAAGAAAAATGTTAGAAAAAAAAAACAATGTTTATAATCATGAGATACATATTAGAAAAGAAAAACTTATAAATATGAAAAACGCAGGATTTTCTTTTCCAAATAACTTTAAGATAAATACCAATCCAAAAAGAATACATCAAAAGTACGATCAAAAAAATGCTAATGAACTGAAAACACTAAAAATTAAAGTTTCTATTGCTGGTCGTATGACACGAAGACGAATTATGGGGAAAGCATCTTTTTTTACGTTACAGGACGTAAAAGGAAAAATACAAGTATATATAACAGAATCTAACATATCTCCTGAACACTACAATAAAAATTTTAAAAAATGGGATATTGGGGATATTTTAGGAGTAATAGGAACATTATTTAAAACCAAAACTGAAGAATTATCAGTTTATTGTAGTAACATACAAATACTTAATAAATCATTAAAACCTTTACCTGATAAATTTCATGGATTATCTAATCAAGAAACTCGGTATCGAAAACGTTATTTAGATTTAATTAGTAATAGTAAATTATATCATGTGTTTAAAAATCGTTCTAAAATTATTATGGAAATTAGAAATTTTATGAAAAAACATAATTTTTTAGAAGTAGAAACTCCAATGTTGCAAAATATTCCTGGAGGAGCTAACGCTCGTCCTTTTATTACTCATCATAACGAAATCAATACGCAAATGTATTTAAGAATAGCACCAGAATTATACTTAAAACAATTGATTATCGGTGGATTTGAACGAATTTTTGAACTTAACAAAAATTTTCGTAATGAGGGAGTATCTAGTCGACACAATCCAGAATTTACCATGATGGAAGCATACATGGCATATTCCGATTACACAGATATGATGAAATTTACAGAAAATCTTATTAATAGAATTATAAAATCAATTTTTAAAAATACTACAATCAAATTTAATAATTATTATGTTAATTTTAACAAACCATTTCATAAAATTACCATGAAAAATGCTATTCTTAAATTTAATTCTGAAATTCAATTATCTGATTTAAATAACTTAGATAATCTTAAAAAGATTGCTATATCAAAGAATATAAAAATAGAAAAAACATGGGAAATAGGTCAAATAGAAAATGAGATTTTTGAAAAAACTGTAGAAAAAAACTTAATTCAACCTACTTTTATAACTGAGTATCCAGTCGAAGTATCTCCATTAGCCAAACGTAATAATATTAACCACAATGTAACAGATAGATTTGAGCTTTTCATTGCTGGATATGAGATTAGTAATGGATTTTCAGAATTAAATGATGTAGAAGATCAAAAAAATAGATTTTTAAATCAAATTAAAAAAGAAAAACAAACAAATAATAAAGATGTTTTTTACGATAAAGATTATATAGACGCGTTAAAATACGGTTTACCACCAACATCTGGATTAGGAATTGGTATTGATCGTTTAGCTATGATATTAACTAATCAAAACAACATTCGTGATGTAATTTTTTTTCCAATATTACGTCAATTAAAAAAATAATATTGTAAATTAAAAAATAATTTTACGTATAAAAATGAATCTTTTTATAAGGCAAACAAGGAAATACAATGCCATATTGTTTAAATGATATAAAAAATAATTTTAATGAAGAAAAAATAAAAGATTTAATAAAACAATATCAACCACCTTTCTGGGTTTATGATGCTAATATTATTTATAAAAAAATAAAATTATTGCAAGAATTTGATGTAATTAGATTTGCTCAAAAATCTTGTTCAAATATTCATATATTACGCTTAATGAAAAACAAAAATGTCAAAGTAGACGCGGTTTCATTAGGTGAGATTCAACGAGCTTTATTATCCGGTTTTAAACATAATACAAATGATATAGTTTTTACTGCTGATATTTTAGATGACAAAACCTTGTCTCAAGTAGTAAATTTTAACATACCAGTTAATGCTGGTTCTTTAGATATGTTGGAACAATTAGGAAAAGCATCTTCTGGTCATAACGTTTGGTTGCGAATCAATCCAGGATTTGGATACGGACATAGTAAAAAAACAAATACTGGAGGAGAAAATAGCAAACATGGGATCTGGGATCCGTTACTAGCAATACCAATTATAAAAAAATATCAATTAAAATTAATAGGTTTACATATGCATATTGGATCAGGAGTAAATTATATTCATCTAAAAAAAGTGTGTAAATCGATGATAGAAAACGTAATCAAATTAAATCAAAAAATATCATCTATTTCTGCTGGTGGTGGTTTACCGATACCATATAAATTTAATGAAAAACCTATCAATATAAAAAAATATTTTATTTTATGGGATTTAGCTAGAAAAGAAATATCTAAATTTTTAGGCAAAAAAATTGAATTAGAAATCGAACCTGGAAGATTTTTAGTGGCTGAATCAGGTATTTTAATTTCGCAAGTATGGTCTGTAAAAAAAATGGGAAATAAAAATTTTGTTTTAGTAGATGTGGGATTTAATGATTTAATGAGACCAGCTATGTATGGTAGTTATCACCATATATCAGTAATTTCTGGAGATAATCGAAATATTGATGAAAAAAAAACAATAAAAACTGTCATTGCAGGACCTTTATGTGAATCAGGTGATATTTTTACGCAAAAAGAAGGAGGTACGATCCAAACTAGACTATTACCAATAATTAAAAAAGGAGATTATTTAATTTTTCATGATACAGGTGCTTACGGTGCTTCAATGTCATCCAATTACAATACTAGGCCCTTGATTCCTGAAATACTATTAAAAAACGATAATGTAATGCTTATTCGAAGAAGACAAAAAATAGAAGAAATTCTAAGTTTAGAAATATAATTTTTTTCAAAGAAAAAATAAAAAGAATTTTTAATAAAAAAGGGGTTGTGAAAAAATGTATATCAAATTTCCTAATTTGAATCCTATTATTTTTTCTATTGGTCCTATATCTGCCCATTGGTATGGGCTCATGTATTTTATTAGCCTTATTTTTGCTTTATGGTATGGTAAAAAAAAAATAATTAAAGACAAAAACATATGGTATGAAAAAAAAATAGAAACATTGATATATTCTGTTTTTTTAGGTTCTTGTATAGGAGGTAGAATAGGCTATTTTATTTTTTATAACTTTTCATATTTTTCTGAAAATATACTACGTTTTTTTTATATCTGGGAAGGCGGAATGTCGTTTCATGGAGGATTAATAGGAGCTATAATTACAATATTATATTTTTCTTTTAAATATCAAAAAAAAATGCTAGAAATATCTGATCTTATCACTCCTCTAGTACCTTTTGGGTTAGGTGCTGGAAGACTAGGAAATTTTATCAATAGTGAACTATGGGGTCGTGTATCACCCAATTTTTCATATGCAATGATTTTTCCTAATTCTCGATATCAAGATTTACAAACAATTGAAAAATATCCAAAACTAAAAAGTTTATTTGATCAATATGGAGGATTACCCCGTCATCCTTCACAATTATATGAATTTTTTTTAGAAGGTATCATTTTATTTTGTATAATTAATTTTTTTACTAAAAAAAATAGACCTACAGGTAGTGTTAGCGGTTTATTTTTAATTTTTTATGGAATATTTAGAATTATTATAGAATTTTTTCGAGAACCAGATCCTCAAATAGGATTATTCAAAAATTTAATGACTATGGGTCAAATTTTATCTATTCCGATGATTTTTCTAGGATTGATTATTATATTGCAAGCTTTTTATAAAAGAAATTGGATTATGGAAAACAATGAAACAATATCTTAAATTAATAAAAAAAATCATTAAAAGTGGAAATCAAAAAGAAGATCGTACAGGAACAGGAACTTTGTCTATTTTCGGTTATAATATGAGATTTAATTTAAAAAAAGGTTTTCCACTAATCACAACAAAAAAATGTCATATTCCATCTATTATTCACGAACTTTTATGGTTTTTAAATGGTGATACTAATATTAAGTATTTAAATGAAAATAAAATATCTATTTGGGATCATTGGGCAGATAAATTTGGAAACGTTGGTCCTATTTATGGTCAACAATGGAGAAATTGGAATACACTAGAAAATAAAAAAATTGATCAGATCAAAAATATATTAATTAAATTAAAAAAAGACCCTAATTCTCGTAGAATTTTAGTATCTAGTTGGAATGTTGGCGAAATAGATCAAATGGGATTACCTCCTTGCCATGTTCTTTTTCAGTTCTATGTGTTCAAAAAAACACTAAGCTGTCAACTATATCAACGTTCATGTGATGTATTTCTTGGATTACCTTTTAATATAGCTAGTTATTCCTTGCTTATACATATGATAGCACAACAATGTGACTTAAAAGTAGGAGAATTTTTATGGACAGGAGGCGATGTTCATTTATATCAAAATCACATTGAGCAAGCAAAAACACAAATAAAAAGAACTCCTTTAACACTTCCAAAACTAGTAATAATGAATAAACCACCATCATTGTTTCAATACTCTTTTCAAGATTTTAAAATTATTGGATATAATCCTTATGCTTCTATTAAAGCAAAAATATCTATATAAACATTAAATAGGCTTTTTTAAAAATATGAAATATATATATATAAAAACTTGGGGCTGTCAAATGAATGAATATGATTCATCCATGATAGCTAGTTTACTTGAAAACAATAATGAATATTTAATCACTGAAAATGTAGAAAAAGCTGATATTTTAATATTAAATACTTGTTCTATAAGAGAAAAAGCGCAAGAAAAAGTTTTTCATCAATTGGGAAGATGGAGAAAATTAAAAAATAATAATCCTAAAATTATTATTGCTGTAGGAGGTTGCGTCGCAACCCAAGAAGGCAAAGAAATATTCAAAAGAGCAAGTTATGTAGATATTATATTTGGAACCCAAACTTTACATAAGTTACCAAATATGATTTCTGAAGTACAAGAAAATAAAAAATCTACTATAGATATCAGCTTTCCTAAATTAGAAAAATTTAATTATTTGTTAAAACCTAAAAAAACAGGATCTACGAGTTTTATTTCTATAATGGAAGGATGTAATAAATATTGTTCATTTTGTGTTGTACCATATACTAGAGGAGACGAAATTAGTCGACCATGTGATGATATTTTGTTTGAAATATCCAATCTAGCAGAAAATGGTGTTAGGGAGATTAATTTATTAGGACAAAATGTTAACGCTTATCAAGGTCGAACTTTTAATAACAAAATTTGCTATTTTTCAGAATTAATAAGATTAGTTGCAGAAATAGAAGGCATTGATAGAATCCGTTTCACAACTAGTAATCCACTTGAATTTACTGATGATATTATTGAAGTATATCGTGATACACCAAAATTAGTAAGTTTTCTTCATCTTCCAGTACAAAGTGGTTCTAATAAAATACTTAATTTAATGAAACGATCATACACAACAGAAGATTATGAATCTATTATTAATAAATTAATTTCTGTTAGACCTAATATTCAAATTAGTTCTGATTTTATTGTAGGTTTTCCAGGAGAATCCGAAACAGATTTTCAAGAAACTATAACATTTATAAAAAAAATTAATTTTGATATGAGTTTTAGTTTTATATATTCTAATCGACCTGGTACACCTGCATCCAAAATGAAAGATAACGTTGATTTAAAAGAAAAGAAGAAACGTTTATATTTTTTACAACACCTTATTAATATGCAAACAATGATGTGGAGCAGAAAAATGTTTAATAGCACACAATCAGTTTTAGTAGAAGGAATTTCTAATAAAAACATCATGGAATTATATGGTCGTACAGAAAACAATAGAATCGTAACTTTTACTGGAAAATATAATATGATTGGGAAATTTATCAAGTTAAAAATCAAAAAAATACATACACATTCGTTAAAAGGTGAATTAATTTAATAACAACTAAATAAAAAAATATGAATAAAATAATTATAAATCTTCAAGTGTGTTGTAAGAAAAATGGGTTTATACCCAAAAAAATAGATTTTAAAAAATGGTTAAAAAAAATATTTCTTAAAAAAAAAATATTAATATAATTACAATACGTATTGTTGATGAATGGGAAATAAAATATTTAAATTTTACCTATCGAGGACAAAACACAGCAACAAATGTTTTATCTTTTCCTGTCAATCAATTTATTAAAACCAATTATAAATTGTTAGGAGATTTAGTTCTATGCAAACATATCATAGAATACGAATCTTTAAAATATAAAAAAATACTAGAATCTCGATGGGCTCACATGACAATACATGGAACTTTGCATTTATTAGGACACGATCATAAAAAAGAACGAGAAGCATACATTATGGAAAAAATAGAAAATAAAATTATGCTATCTTTAAATTATGAAGAACCATACTTCTTTTAAATTATCTATTTCTATATAAAAATATTTTAACTTAAGTTATTCTACCATAGAATAACACAATATATTTTAAAAATAAAAAATACAAAACATTATGAGCGACAACCATTCACGAAACTACGATAAAATAAATAGAAAAGGATTTTTTTCTATTTTGTTAAATCAAATTTTTCATGATGAACCTAAAAATCGAGAAGAACTACTAGTATTAATTCGAGATGCAGAACAAAATGAACTTATCGATCAAAATACTTGTGATATGTTAGAAGGAGTAATGCATATTGCAAAAAAAAGAATTAAAGAAATCATGATTCCAAGAACACAAATGATAACATTAAAATTAAATTATGATTTAAATAAATGTCTCGATGTAATTATTGAATCAGCACATTCACGTTTTCCAGTAATGAATGCAGATAAAAATTACGTTGAAGGTGTTTTAATTGCAAAAGATTTATTACCTTTTATGAGAATGAATAATAATATTTTTTGCATAAAAAATATACTAAGATCAGCAGTTGTAGTTCCAGAAAGTAAATATGTAGACGAAATGTTAAGAGAATTTCGTTCAAAAAAAAATCATATGGCAATTGTAATAGATGAATTCGGTGCTGTTTCAGGTCTAGTTACTATAGAAGATGTATTAGAATTAATTGTTGGTGAAATTGAAGATGAATATGACAAAGAAACACTAAATATCAGAAAACTACAAAAATGTACATTTTCTATTAGAGCACTTACAGAAATCAAAGAATTCAATGAAACTTTTAATACTAATTTTCAAGATGAAGAAGTCGATACTATTGGTGGATTAGTGATGAAAAAATTTGGTCATTTACCTAGTAGAGGAGAAATCTTAAATATTGGTGATTATTCTTTTAAAGTTTCTATAGTAGACAGCAGAAAAATTATACAATTACATGTAACAGTTCCAAAAAACAACACGCCAGTTTTATTAGAAATAAAATAATATTACTTTTTATAGAGTAAAATTTGATTTTTTATAAAGAGACAACTATGGAAAAAAAATATTCACCAAAAAAAATAGAATTTTACGTACAAAAACATTGGAAAGAAAAAAAAACTTTTGAAGTATTAGAAGACGCTAAAAAAGAAAAATATTATTGCCTCCCGATGCTTCCTTATCCTTCGGGAAAATTACATATGGGACATGTTAGAAACTATACAATTAGTGATGTTATTGCGCGATATCAAAGAATGTTAGGAAAAAATGTTTTACAGCCAATGGGATGGGATGCTTTTGGCTTACCTGCTGAAGAAGCTTCCATAAAAAATAATACTATACCGGAACATTGGACAAAAAAAAATATAAAATACATGAAAAAACAACTTCAATCATTAGGTTTTAGTTATGATTGGAGTAGAGAAATTACTACGTGTAAACCAGAATATTATCAATGGGAACAATGGTTTTTTACTCTGTTATATGAAAAAAAATTAGTTTATAAAAAAAATAGTTTCGTCAATTGGTGTTCATATGACAAGACTGTTTTAGCTAATGAACAAGTTATTGATGGCTGTTGTTGGCGTTGCCAAGGGAAAATTACAATAAAAAAAATTCCTCAATGGTTTTTAAAAATTAGAAAATATGCTGAATCATTGTATCAAGATTTAAATACATTGAAAAACTGGCCTGAAAAAATAAAAAACATGCAACGTAATTGGATAGGAAGAACAAAAGGATTTGAAATTACCTTAGATATTTTTAACTATAAGAAACAATTACAATCATTTACAAATAGATTAGATCTCATCATGGGTGTTACATATATTTCGATATCTTTTTGTCATGAATTGTCTATATATCTAGCTAAAAAAAATAAAATAATTCAAGATTTTATAAAAAAACACGAAAATATTTCACCTAGAGAAATAGAAAAGTTCCAGTATGCAGGAATCAATACAAATATTTTTGCTATTCATCCTTTGACAAAAGAAAAAATACCTATTTGGATTACAAATTTTACAATGAGGGAATATGGAATAAATTCTATGCTATCTATTCCTGCTCATAATAAGTATCATTGGAATTTTGCAATTGCACATAATTTAAAAATAAAATATGTAATTTTGAATGCTAAAAATGCTAAACATTACCCATCTACGTCATTTTTAGATACAAAAGGAATACTATTTAATTCACAGGAATTTAATGGTTTGAATTTCAAAGATAGTACAAAAATAATAAAAAATATATTGATTCAGAAAAAAATATTAGTAAAAAAAATTCATTATAAGTTACAAGATTGGTGTATATCGCGACAAAGATATTGGGGAGCTCCTATTCCGATAGCAAAATTAAAAAACGGAAAAATAGTTTTAATACCTAAAAACGAACTACCAGTTGTATTACCAAAAATTAAAAACAGTGCTACTAATATTTTAAGAAATCCTATTAGTCCTGATTCTAAATGGGCTAAAATTTTTATTAATAATCAAGAAGCTATTAGAGAAACAGATACTTTTGATACATTTATGGAATCATCTTGGTATTATGCAAGATATACTTGTCCACATTTTAAACTAGGAATGATTGATTCAGTAGCATCTAAATATTGGTTACCTGTTGATCAATATATTGGAGGAGTAGAGCATGCAACAATGCATCTAATATATTTTAGATTTTATCATAAATTATTACGTGATTTTAAATTAGTTGAT from Buchnera aphidicola (Diuraphis noxia) harbors:
- the leuS gene encoding leucine--tRNA ligase, which codes for MEKKYSPKKIEFYVQKHWKEKKTFEVLEDAKKEKYYCLPMLPYPSGKLHMGHVRNYTISDVIARYQRMLGKNVLQPMGWDAFGLPAEEASIKNNTIPEHWTKKNIKYMKKQLQSLGFSYDWSREITTCKPEYYQWEQWFFTLLYEKKLVYKKNSFVNWCSYDKTVLANEQVIDGCCWRCQGKITIKKIPQWFLKIRKYAESLYQDLNTLKNWPEKIKNMQRNWIGRTKGFEITLDIFNYKKQLQSFTNRLDLIMGVTYISISFCHELSIYLAKKNKIIQDFIKKHENISPREIEKFQYAGINTNIFAIHPLTKEKIPIWITNFTMREYGINSMLSIPAHNKYHWNFAIAHNLKIKYVILNAKNAKHYPSTSFLDTKGILFNSQEFNGLNFKDSTKIIKNILIQKKILVKKIHYKLQDWCISRQRYWGAPIPIAKLKNGKIVLIPKNELPVVLPKIKNSATNILRNPISPDSKWAKIFINNQEAIRETDTFDTFMESSWYYARYTCPHFKLGMIDSVASKYWLPVDQYIGGVEHATMHLIYFRFYHKLLRDFKLVDFDEPVDNLLCQGMVLADAFYDIGNNSERNWLPLSSLLIERNSKGQIIKSYTKKGKEVTYAGMIKMSKSKNNGIEPEITIKHYGADTIRLFIMFAAPIESSLEWNESGVQGTHRFLKKLWLLIFNYIHVTKNNININTSFRENQTNELQYQLHKTIAKVSDDIGRRKSFNTAISTIMKLVNKLENIVTKTQQDQFIIRECLICIIKMLYPFTPHFCFMVWKHLNQKTSIDEETWPIFDKKILLKEYNVIVIQINGKKRCIIKVSNQISEKEIFLHAKKQNVIKKYLKFATIKKIIHIPNKIINFVI
- the miaB gene encoding tRNA (N6-isopentenyl adenosine(37)-C2)-methylthiotransferase MiaB; its protein translation is MKYIYIKTWGCQMNEYDSSMIASLLENNNEYLITENVEKADILILNTCSIREKAQEKVFHQLGRWRKLKNNNPKIIIAVGGCVATQEGKEIFKRASYVDIIFGTQTLHKLPNMISEVQENKKSTIDISFPKLEKFNYLLKPKKTGSTSFISIMEGCNKYCSFCVVPYTRGDEISRPCDDILFEISNLAENGVREINLLGQNVNAYQGRTFNNKICYFSELIRLVAEIEGIDRIRFTTSNPLEFTDDIIEVYRDTPKLVSFLHLPVQSGSNKILNLMKRSYTTEDYESIINKLISVRPNIQISSDFIVGFPGESETDFQETITFIKKINFDMSFSFIYSNRPGTPASKMKDNVDLKEKKKRLYFLQHLINMQTMMWSRKMFNSTQSVLVEGISNKNIMELYGRTENNRIVTFTGKYNMIGKFIKLKIKKIHTHSLKGELI
- the corC gene encoding CNNM family magnesium/cobalt transport protein CorC (CorC(YbeX) belongs to the Cyclin M Mg2+ Exporter (CNNM) family, and was characterized as belonging to a set of three proteins, at least one of which must be present for CorA to function.), yielding MSDNHSRNYDKINRKGFFSILLNQIFHDEPKNREELLVLIRDAEQNELIDQNTCDMLEGVMHIAKKRIKEIMIPRTQMITLKLNYDLNKCLDVIIESAHSRFPVMNADKNYVEGVLIAKDLLPFMRMNNNIFCIKNILRSAVVVPESKYVDEMLREFRSKKNHMAIVIDEFGAVSGLVTIEDVLELIVGEIEDEYDKETLNIRKLQKCTFSIRALTEIKEFNETFNTNFQDEEVDTIGGLVMKKFGHLPSRGEILNIGDYSFKVSIVDSRKIIQLHVTVPKNNTPVLLEIK
- the prfB gene encoding peptide chain release factor 2 (programmed frameshift), whose amino-acid sequence is MISNQINNLQKRIKDLKRYLDYGKKNARILEIDLELLSPITWKKQESIKKLNKEKYYLKTIIDNINEIETEINEIIVFLELGIETKDNQLIKEVFFKSQKIDKKIQKIEFYRMFAKENDNCNCYVDIQSGSGGTDAQDWAKMLLRMYLKWLDKKGFQTDIVHESSGEIIGIKSATIKVYGEYSFGWLRTETGIHRLIRKSPFDSGRRRHTSFSSVFVYPDIDDKIYINLNSSELRIDVYRSSGAGGQHVNRTESAVRVTHLPTNVVTQCQSNRSQHKNKEQAIKQMKSKLYEIQKREKQKEKKELEKNKSNITWGNQIRSYILDNSKIKDLRTGIETNNIQSILDGDLDEFIEQSLIMGL
- the ybeY gene encoding rRNA maturation RNase YbeY, giving the protein MKYLNFTYRGQNTATNVLSFPVNQFIKTNYKLLGDLVLCKHIIEYESLKYKKILESRWAHMTIHGTLHLLGHDHKKEREAYIMEKIENKIMLSLNYEEPYFF
- the thyA gene encoding thymidylate synthase, whose translation is MKQYLKLIKKIIKSGNQKEDRTGTGTLSIFGYNMRFNLKKGFPLITTKKCHIPSIIHELLWFLNGDTNIKYLNENKISIWDHWADKFGNVGPIYGQQWRNWNTLENKKIDQIKNILIKLKKDPNSRRILVSSWNVGEIDQMGLPPCHVLFQFYVFKKTLSCQLYQRSCDVFLGLPFNIASYSLLIHMIAQQCDLKVGEFLWTGGDVHLYQNHIEQAKTQIKRTPLTLPKLVIMNKPPSLFQYSFQDFKIIGYNPYASIKAKISI
- the lysS gene encoding lysine--tRNA ligase, whose translation is MLEKKNNVYNHEIHIRKEKLINMKNAGFSFPNNFKINTNPKRIHQKYDQKNANELKTLKIKVSIAGRMTRRRIMGKASFFTLQDVKGKIQVYITESNISPEHYNKNFKKWDIGDILGVIGTLFKTKTEELSVYCSNIQILNKSLKPLPDKFHGLSNQETRYRKRYLDLISNSKLYHVFKNRSKIIMEIRNFMKKHNFLEVETPMLQNIPGGANARPFITHHNEINTQMYLRIAPELYLKQLIIGGFERIFELNKNFRNEGVSSRHNPEFTMMEAYMAYSDYTDMMKFTENLINRIIKSIFKNTTIKFNNYYVNFNKPFHKITMKNAILKFNSEIQLSDLNNLDNLKKIAISKNIKIEKTWEIGQIENEIFEKTVEKNLIQPTFITEYPVEVSPLAKRNNINHNVTDRFELFIAGYEISNGFSELNDVEDQKNRFLNQIKKEKQTNNKDVFYDKDYIDALKYGLPPTSGLGIGIDRLAMILTNQNNIRDVIFFPILRQLKK
- the lysA gene encoding diaminopimelate decarboxylase codes for the protein MPYCLNDIKNNFNEEKIKDLIKQYQPPFWVYDANIIYKKIKLLQEFDVIRFAQKSCSNIHILRLMKNKNVKVDAVSLGEIQRALLSGFKHNTNDIVFTADILDDKTLSQVVNFNIPVNAGSLDMLEQLGKASSGHNVWLRINPGFGYGHSKKTNTGGENSKHGIWDPLLAIPIIKKYQLKLIGLHMHIGSGVNYIHLKKVCKSMIENVIKLNQKISSISAGGGLPIPYKFNEKPINIKKYFILWDLARKEISKFLGKKIELEIEPGRFLVAESGILISQVWSVKKMGNKNFVLVDVGFNDLMRPAMYGSYHHISVISGDNRNIDEKKTIKTVIAGPLCESGDIFTQKEGGTIQTRLLPIIKKGDYLIFHDTGAYGASMSSNYNTRPLIPEILLKNDNVMLIRRRQKIEEILSLEI
- the lgt gene encoding prolipoprotein diacylglyceryl transferase, translating into MYIKFPNLNPIIFSIGPISAHWYGLMYFISLIFALWYGKKKIIKDKNIWYEKKIETLIYSVFLGSCIGGRIGYFIFYNFSYFSENILRFFYIWEGGMSFHGGLIGAIITILYFSFKYQKKMLEISDLITPLVPFGLGAGRLGNFINSELWGRVSPNFSYAMIFPNSRYQDLQTIEKYPKLKSLFDQYGGLPRHPSQLYEFFLEGIILFCIINFFTKKNRPTGSVSGLFLIFYGIFRIIIEFFREPDPQIGLFKNLMTMGQILSIPMIFLGLIIILQAFYKRNWIMENNETIS